The following are from one region of the Zingiber officinale cultivar Zhangliang unplaced genomic scaffold, Zo_v1.1 ctg58, whole genome shotgun sequence genome:
- the LOC122037507 gene encoding guanosine deaminase-like yields MTTKEGEYASAVRDGDDDLLLKAIKEAYDGVECGDGGPFGAVVALNNEIVVSCHNMVRKNTDPTAHAEITAIREACKKLGRTELGDCEMYASCEPCPMCFGAIYLSRIKRVVYGAKAEAAIAVGFDASVGDALRGTAYYRKGHLEVIRAGGNVAVEAEQVFERTKGMFRLK; encoded by the exons ATGACGACTAAAGAAGGAGAATATGCATCAG CTGTTCGAGATGGAGACGATGATTTACTGCTAAAAGCTATCAAAGAGGCGTATGATGGAGTCGAATGTGGCGATGGAGGTCCATTCGGTGCTGTAGTTGCTCTGAACAATGAGATAGTTGTTAGTTGCCACAACATGGTCCGGAAGAACACTGATCCTACTGCTCATGCCGAGATCACTGCAATAAGAGag GCATGCAAGAAACTTGGGAGAACAGAGCTCGGCGACTGTGAGATGTATGCGTCCTGTGAGCCGTGTCCGATGTGCTTTGGAGCGATTTACCTTTCCCGAATAAAG AGAGTGGTTTACGGAGCAAAAGCTGAGGCTGCTATAGCTGTTGGGTTCGATGCCTCTGTTGGCGATGCGCTGAGAGGTACCGCATACTATCGTAAGGGTCATCTGGAGGTCATAAGGGCTGGTGGAAATGTGGCCGTCGAAGCTGAGCAGGTATTTGAGAGGACCAAAGGAATGTTTCGGTTGAAGTAA
- the LOC122037506 gene encoding probable transcription factor At3g04930, which translates to MASSGEGDQGRAAGEIPEGSSPRKEETSCEALMTLSVAGGEETTRRGFQKLWTDADEIAVLQGFWDFTSRRGTARADYQHDTGPFYDEIRGRLCFDFSRSQLVEKLRRLKKKYRSTAGRMAADKRFAFRSPHEEATFEIARKIWNPVFKRGRDAQSGDLDHGDALKEGSLDSDPDFNPRPRGRLKKGKETETAGALPAKMVEAEAASVVAPPNMPNLDIVEQTLRSCLSPLFNEILCSTGIGITISNTPPLNPKPLNSRAAAAPVPAPAGDRWKHHQILELEVYLKRLELVHEYIKLKLEELKSQGSC; encoded by the coding sequence ATGGCCTCCTCCGGCGAGGGCGACCAAGGGCGCGCTGCCGGGGAGATACCGGAGGGATCCAGTCCGAGGAAGGAAGAAACCTCTTGTGAGGCTCTTATGACTCTTTCCGTCGCCGGAGGCGAGGAAACGACGCGGCGGGGGTTTCAGAAGCTGTGGACGGACGCCGACGAGATCGCGGTGCTGCAAGGGTTCTGGGACTTCACGTCTCGGCGGGGGACGGCGCGGGCGGACTACCAGCACGACACGGGTCCTTTCTACGACGAGATCCGCGGCCGACTCTGCTTCGATTTCAGCCGGAGCCAGCTGGTGGAGAAGCTCCGCCGCCTGAAGAAGAAGTACCGCAGCACGGCCGGGCGGATGGCCGCCGACAAGCGATTCGCCTTCCGGAGCCCCCACGAGGAGGCCACATTCGAGATCGCGCGCAAGATCTGGAACCCGGTCTTCAAGCGCGGCCGCGATGCCCAAAGCGGCGATCTTGACCACGGCGACGCCCTAAAAGAGGGATCTTTGGACTCGGATCCCGATTTTAATCCGAGGCCTCGAGGCCGCCTCAAGAAGGGAAAGGAAACGGAGACGGCGGGGGCGCTGCCGGCGAAGATGGTGGAAGCGGAAGCCGCCTCCGTGGTGGCTCCGCCAAACATGCCGAATCTTGACATAGTGGAGCAAACCTTGAGGAGCTGTCTCTCGCCGCTCTTCAACGAGATACTTTGCAGCACAGGTATCGGCATAACAATATCCAACACCCCTCCATTAAACCCCAAGCCACTGAACTCGAGGGCAGCGGCAGCGCCGGTGCCGGCGCCGGCGGGTGATAGATGGAAGCACCACCAGATTCTCGAGTTGGAGGTCTACCTGAAAAGGCTGGAGCTTGTTCATGAATACATCAAATTGAAGCTAGAGGAGCTCAAATCTCAGGGAAGCTGCTAA